A single Cellulomonas sp. SLBN-39 DNA region contains:
- a CDS encoding NAD(P)/FAD-dependent oxidoreductase, which yields MPQSSSASVDAPAASAPAPAGKPRKVPRVLVLGGGTVGLYSARRLRKRLGKREAAIVVVDPRPYMTYAPFLPEAAAGSIDPRNVVAPHRRALKGVDVLQGHVSQIEHAKRRVQITPIEGEAYWVTYDHLVVGLGSVARTLPIPGLAEQAIGFKNVEEAIAVRNHILGRIDVASSTWDPELRKKMLTFVFVGGGFAGIEALAEVEDMARYAVRHYKQIEQEEMRFVLVEGSRRILPEVSEELGGYTLETLRKRDIEIHLSTFLSSCVDGHVVLSTGVEFDAETIVWTAGVKANPVLQDSDLPLDKMGRVICNAKLQVTTADGEVVPDVFAAGDCAAVPDLYNPGMTCPPNAQHALREGNHIGDNLARVMRSAEPTEYKHRNVGAVASLGMYKGVAQMFGKIKVRGFFAWVLHRTYHVFAMPTVNRKLRIMAGWTGSVLLRREVVALGSLHDPRAEFRAASVPPKPREDKPAEQAAAAPKADAKQEALPPQKAEAGSPAEKSDAHAKKD from the coding sequence ATGCCTCAGTCGTCCTCGGCGTCGGTCGACGCCCCCGCAGCGAGCGCCCCGGCACCCGCCGGCAAGCCGCGCAAGGTCCCCCGCGTGCTCGTCCTCGGCGGCGGCACGGTCGGCCTGTACTCCGCGCGCCGGCTGCGCAAGCGGCTCGGCAAGCGCGAGGCGGCCATCGTCGTCGTCGACCCGCGGCCGTACATGACGTACGCCCCGTTCCTGCCCGAGGCCGCGGCCGGGTCCATCGACCCGCGCAACGTCGTCGCCCCGCACCGTCGCGCGCTCAAGGGCGTCGACGTGCTGCAGGGCCACGTCTCGCAGATCGAGCACGCCAAGCGCCGCGTGCAGATCACGCCCATCGAGGGCGAGGCGTACTGGGTGACGTACGACCACCTCGTGGTCGGCCTCGGCTCGGTGGCTCGCACGCTGCCCATCCCGGGCCTGGCGGAGCAGGCGATCGGCTTCAAGAACGTCGAGGAGGCCATCGCCGTCCGCAACCACATCCTCGGGCGCATCGACGTCGCCTCGAGCACGTGGGACCCCGAGCTGCGCAAGAAGATGCTGACGTTCGTCTTCGTCGGCGGTGGCTTCGCGGGCATCGAGGCCCTCGCCGAGGTCGAGGACATGGCCCGGTACGCCGTGCGGCACTACAAGCAGATCGAGCAGGAGGAGATGCGCTTCGTCCTCGTCGAGGGCAGCCGGCGCATCCTCCCCGAGGTGTCGGAGGAGCTCGGCGGCTACACGCTCGAGACCCTGCGCAAGCGCGACATCGAGATCCACCTCTCGACGTTCCTGTCGTCGTGCGTCGACGGCCACGTCGTCCTGTCGACCGGTGTGGAGTTCGACGCCGAGACGATCGTGTGGACCGCCGGCGTCAAGGCCAACCCGGTGCTGCAGGACTCGGACCTGCCGCTGGACAAGATGGGCCGTGTCATCTGCAACGCCAAGCTGCAGGTCACCACGGCGGACGGCGAGGTCGTCCCCGACGTGTTCGCCGCCGGTGACTGCGCCGCCGTGCCCGACCTGTACAACCCGGGCATGACCTGCCCGCCCAACGCCCAGCACGCGCTGCGCGAGGGCAACCACATCGGCGACAACCTGGCGCGCGTCATGCGCTCGGCCGAGCCGACCGAGTACAAGCACCGCAACGTCGGTGCCGTCGCGTCCCTCGGCATGTACAAGGGCGTGGCGCAGATGTTCGGCAAGATCAAGGTCCGCGGCTTCTTCGCCTGGGTCCTGCACCGCACGTACCACGTGTTCGCGATGCCGACGGTGAACCGCAAGCTGCGCATCATGGCCGGCTGGACCGGGTCGGTGCTGCTGCGCCGCGAGGTCGTCGCGCTCGGTTCGCTGCACGACCCGCGCGCGGAGTTCCGCGCCGCGTCCGTGCCGCCGAAGCCGCGCGAGGACAAGCCCGCCGAGCAGGCCGCCGCCGCGCCGAAGGCCGACGCGAAGCAGGAGGCCCTGCCCCCGCAGAAGGCCGAGGCCGGCTCGCCCGCCGAGAAGTCCGACGCGCACGCGAAGAAGGACTGA
- a CDS encoding hemolysin family protein, which translates to MTADIWADIGLVLLFILVGGVFAGTELALVSLRESQLVQIEKQSTRGARVASVARNPNRFLAAVQIGVTVAGFFSAAFGASTLAPSVAPLLVDLGLAQGTAEGVALVLLTLVIAYLSLVLGELAPKRIAMQQSARVALWVAPPLDRFAALMRPVVWLLSVSTDGVVRLLGLDPRATGEQISDEELRDLVRTHPDLPEDERRLIADVFSAGERSLVEVMRPRADVQFLEASSPIATAARLVGTLPYSRYPVTGEDFDDIVGFVHVRDLIAPVATAVADADADPDTRGGGGVVEAIVQVSGTTVGDVTRPILSLPGTNAVLPTLSTMRRTGAHIAVVVDEYGGTDGIVTLEDLLEELVGDIVDEYDVVPVPLVGTEEDLDAGLTLEEFRDRTGVELPDGPYETVAGYVLARLGRIPGPGDSVDVATEVADEHDGPPATRVRIEVREVDRRRITAVRVAHVLPAPAPGDDAGVEGRPVALADAEAGPAPQD; encoded by the coding sequence ATGACCGCCGACATCTGGGCCGACATCGGCCTCGTCCTGCTGTTCATCCTCGTCGGCGGCGTGTTCGCCGGCACCGAGCTCGCGCTGGTGTCGCTGCGCGAGTCCCAGCTCGTGCAGATCGAGAAGCAGTCCACCCGTGGTGCCCGGGTCGCCTCGGTCGCGCGGAACCCCAACCGGTTCCTGGCCGCCGTGCAGATCGGCGTGACCGTCGCGGGGTTCTTCTCCGCGGCGTTCGGCGCGTCGACGCTCGCACCGTCGGTCGCGCCGCTGCTCGTCGACCTCGGGCTCGCGCAGGGCACGGCCGAGGGCGTGGCGCTGGTGCTGCTGACGCTCGTCATCGCGTACCTGTCGCTGGTGCTCGGCGAGCTCGCGCCCAAGCGCATCGCGATGCAGCAGTCGGCGCGGGTCGCGCTGTGGGTCGCGCCGCCGCTGGACAGGTTCGCGGCGCTCATGCGCCCGGTGGTGTGGCTGCTGTCCGTCTCCACCGACGGCGTGGTGCGCCTGCTCGGGCTCGACCCGCGCGCCACGGGCGAGCAGATCAGCGACGAGGAGCTGCGCGACCTCGTGCGCACCCACCCGGACCTGCCGGAGGACGAGCGCCGGCTCATCGCCGACGTGTTCTCCGCGGGGGAGCGGTCGCTCGTCGAGGTCATGCGCCCGCGCGCCGACGTGCAGTTCCTCGAGGCGTCGTCGCCGATCGCGACGGCCGCGCGGCTCGTCGGCACGCTGCCGTACTCGCGGTACCCCGTCACGGGCGAGGACTTCGACGACATCGTCGGGTTCGTGCACGTGCGCGACCTCATCGCCCCCGTGGCCACCGCCGTGGCCGACGCGGACGCGGACCCCGACACGCGCGGCGGGGGCGGCGTCGTCGAGGCCATCGTGCAGGTCTCCGGCACGACGGTCGGTGACGTGACGCGCCCGATCCTGTCGCTGCCCGGCACCAACGCGGTGCTGCCCACCCTGTCGACGATGCGCCGGACGGGCGCGCACATCGCCGTCGTCGTCGACGAGTACGGCGGCACCGACGGCATCGTCACCCTCGAGGACCTGCTGGAGGAGCTCGTCGGCGACATCGTCGACGAGTACGACGTGGTGCCCGTACCGCTGGTCGGCACCGAGGAGGACCTCGACGCGGGGCTCACCCTCGAGGAGTTCCGCGACCGCACCGGCGTCGAGCTGCCCGACGGGCCGTACGAGACGGTCGCCGGGTACGTGCTGGCCCGGCTCGGCCGCATCCCCGGCCCCGGGGACAGCGTCGACGTGGCGACCGAGGTCGCCGACGAGCACGACGGCCCGCCCGCGACCCGCGTGCGGATCGAGGTGCGCGAGGTCGACCGTCGGCGCATCACCGCCGTCCGGGTCGCGCACGTGCTGCCCGCACCGGCGCCCGGGGACGACGCCGGGGTCGAGGGGCGGCCCGTCGCGCTCGCGGACGCCGAGGCGGGACCGGCCCCGCAGGACTGA
- a CDS encoding PadR family transcriptional regulator → MDTTQLLKGVLDLAVLAVVEREDGYGYDVVRRLRAAGIEEVGDASVYGTLRRLYASGALTSYVVPSDEGPHRKYYGINAQGRAVLATQRKDWQEFAGTMARLLGEGGAQ, encoded by the coding sequence ATGGACACCACGCAGCTGCTCAAGGGGGTGCTCGACCTCGCCGTCCTCGCGGTCGTCGAGCGCGAGGACGGGTACGGGTACGACGTGGTCCGGCGGCTGCGCGCCGCCGGCATCGAGGAGGTGGGTGACGCGTCCGTGTACGGCACGCTGCGCCGCCTGTACGCGTCGGGGGCCCTGACGTCGTACGTCGTGCCCAGCGACGAGGGCCCGCACCGCAAGTACTACGGCATCAACGCGCAGGGGCGGGCCGTGCTGGCCACGCAGCGCAAGGACTGGCAGGAGTTCGCCGGCACCATGGCGCGCCTGCTCGGCGAAGGGGGAGCGCAGTGA
- a CDS encoding Ppx/GppA phosphatase family protein, with product MTRVAAIDCGTNSIRLLVADVDPASGTLVDHVRRADVVRLGQGVDRTGRLAPEALERTLAMAREYHATCQELGVEAVRFVATSATRDAQNRDVFVDGVRAALGVEPEVVDGEEEARLSFRGATGVLAARLPGPFLVVDLGGGSTELVLGTQAPDAAVSMDVGSVRLTERHLHDDPPTAAQVEAATADVRTALDAAAAVVPLGRTVTLVGLAGSVTTLTAHALGLPAYQRERIDGAVLTVDEVLASCTDMLAASRERRAAMPYLHPGRVDVIGAGALVWHEVVARVRAEVAASGGELTYVVTSEHDILDGIAWSLTA from the coding sequence GTGACGCGTGTGGCTGCCATCGACTGCGGGACCAACTCCATCCGTCTGCTCGTCGCGGACGTCGACCCCGCGAGCGGCACGCTCGTCGACCACGTGCGGCGCGCCGACGTGGTGCGGCTGGGCCAGGGCGTCGACCGCACGGGGCGGTTGGCCCCGGAGGCGCTGGAGCGCACCCTCGCCATGGCGCGCGAGTACCACGCGACCTGCCAGGAGCTGGGCGTCGAGGCCGTCCGGTTCGTCGCCACGTCGGCGACGCGCGACGCGCAGAACCGGGACGTCTTCGTCGACGGCGTGCGGGCCGCGCTGGGTGTGGAGCCCGAGGTCGTCGACGGCGAGGAGGAGGCGCGGCTGTCGTTCCGCGGCGCCACGGGCGTGCTCGCGGCGCGCCTGCCGGGCCCGTTCCTCGTCGTGGACCTCGGCGGCGGCTCGACCGAGCTGGTGCTGGGCACGCAGGCGCCGGACGCGGCGGTGTCGATGGACGTCGGGTCGGTGCGCCTGACGGAGCGGCACCTGCACGACGACCCGCCCACGGCCGCACAGGTCGAGGCTGCGACGGCCGACGTGCGGACGGCGCTCGACGCGGCGGCGGCGGTCGTCCCGCTGGGCCGCACGGTGACGCTCGTCGGCCTCGCCGGTTCGGTCACGACGCTGACCGCGCACGCCCTCGGCCTGCCGGCCTACCAGCGCGAGCGCATCGACGGGGCGGTGCTGACGGTCGACGAGGTCCTCGCGTCGTGCACCGACATGCTCGCGGCGTCCCGCGAGCGCCGCGCCGCGATGCCGTACCTGCACCCGGGGCGGGTCGACGTCATCGGCGCCGGTGCCCTGGTGTGGCACGAGGTGGTCGCGCGCGTGCGGGCCGAGGTCGCCGCGTCGGGCGGGGAGCTGACGTACGTGGTGACGAGCGAGCACGACATCCTCGACGGCATCGCCTGGAGCCTCACCGCCTGA
- a CDS encoding DUF501 domain-containing protein yields the protein MTAADRTPPPVVPATDGPAAVTDADRAVLAEQLGRVPRGLVAVAARCVCGRPLVVRTAPRLDDGTPFPTTYYLTSPQAVAAVSSVEATGAMKEMTARLAEDPALADAHRRAHEAYLADRAELGDVPEIAGISAGGMPHRVKCLHVLVAHALAAGPGVSPFGDETLALVADRWSPDRCTC from the coding sequence CTGACGGCCGCCGACCGGACGCCGCCGCCGGTCGTGCCCGCGACCGACGGGCCCGCGGCCGTGACCGATGCCGACCGGGCGGTCCTGGCCGAGCAGCTCGGCCGGGTGCCGCGCGGGCTGGTGGCCGTGGCGGCCCGGTGCGTGTGCGGGCGGCCGCTCGTGGTGCGCACGGCGCCGCGCCTCGACGACGGCACGCCCTTCCCGACGACGTACTACCTCACGTCGCCGCAGGCCGTCGCGGCCGTCAGCTCGGTCGAGGCGACCGGGGCGATGAAGGAGATGACGGCACGGCTGGCCGAGGACCCCGCGCTCGCGGACGCGCACCGGCGCGCGCACGAGGCGTACCTGGCGGACCGGGCCGAGCTCGGCGACGTGCCGGAGATCGCGGGCATCTCGGCCGGCGGCATGCCGCACCGGGTCAAGTGCCTGCACGTGCTGGTCGCGCACGCGCTGGCCGCGGGGCCCGGCGTCAGCCCGTTCGGCGACGAGACGCTGGCGCTGGTCGCGGACCGGTGGAGCCCCGACCGCTGCACCTGCTGA
- a CDS encoding septum formation initiator family protein encodes MFTVRAMVLTLVVLLAFVLVYPTLTTYLQHRAELQALRSEHAAAVETNEDLRAELERWDDPAYVTAQARERLSFVMPGETAFLVVDPDAVVEEEPAAEGAVTPEAGGSTSPWYATVWESVEMAGEMEVGQDTADPTGPTTGEDPDATAPASDG; translated from the coding sequence ATGTTCACGGTCCGCGCGATGGTGCTCACGCTCGTCGTGCTGCTCGCGTTCGTGCTGGTCTACCCCACGCTGACCACGTACCTGCAGCACCGGGCCGAGCTGCAGGCGCTGCGCAGCGAGCACGCCGCGGCGGTGGAGACCAACGAGGACCTGCGCGCCGAGCTCGAGCGCTGGGACGACCCCGCGTACGTGACGGCGCAGGCGCGCGAGCGGCTGTCGTTCGTCATGCCGGGCGAGACGGCGTTCCTCGTCGTCGACCCCGACGCCGTCGTCGAGGAGGAGCCGGCCGCCGAGGGCGCGGTGACGCCCGAGGCCGGCGGCTCGACGTCGCCCTGGTACGCCACGGTGTGGGAGTCGGTCGAGATGGCGGGGGAGATGGAGGTCGGGCAGGACACGGCCGACCCGACGGGCCCGACGACGGGCGAGGACCCGGACGCCACGGCGCCCGCGTCCGACGGCTGA
- the eno gene encoding phosphopyruvate hydratase — translation MATIEAVGAREILDSRGNPTVEVEVALDDGTIARAAVPSGASTGAFEAVERRDSDKPRYGGKGVEGAVNAVIDEIAPELIGFEASDQRLVDAALIELDGTPNKGKLGANAILGVSLAVAKAAADSADLPLFRYVGGPNAHVLPVPMMNILNGGSHADSNVDIQEFMVAPIGATTFREALRTGTEVYHSLKSVLKSKGLATGLGDEGGFAPNLGSNREALDLILIAIEKAGFVPGTDVALALDVAATEFFKDGAYQFEGVAKTPEEMIAFYEQLVADYPLVSIEDPLSEDEWDSWSSLVGKVGDKVQIVGDDLFVTNPERLAKGIALKSANSLLVKLNQIGTLTETLDAVTLAQRSGFTTMTSHRSGETEDTTIADLSVATNAGQIKTGAPARGERINKYNQLLRIEEELDDAGIYAGASAFPRFQA, via the coding sequence ATGGCCACCATCGAGGCCGTCGGCGCCCGCGAGATCCTGGACTCGCGCGGCAACCCCACCGTTGAGGTCGAGGTCGCCCTCGACGACGGCACGATCGCCCGTGCGGCCGTCCCCTCGGGCGCGTCCACCGGTGCGTTCGAGGCCGTCGAGCGTCGCGACTCCGACAAGCCCCGCTACGGCGGCAAGGGCGTCGAGGGCGCGGTCAACGCCGTCATCGACGAGATCGCCCCCGAGCTCATCGGCTTCGAGGCCAGCGACCAGCGTCTCGTCGACGCCGCGCTCATCGAGCTCGACGGCACGCCGAACAAGGGCAAGCTCGGCGCCAACGCGATCCTGGGCGTCTCGCTCGCGGTCGCCAAGGCCGCGGCCGACTCGGCCGACCTGCCGCTGTTCCGCTACGTCGGCGGCCCCAACGCGCACGTGCTGCCCGTGCCGATGATGAACATCCTCAACGGCGGGTCGCACGCGGACTCGAACGTCGACATCCAGGAGTTCATGGTCGCCCCCATCGGCGCCACGACGTTCCGCGAGGCGCTGCGCACCGGCACCGAGGTCTACCACTCGCTGAAGTCCGTGCTGAAGAGCAAGGGCCTGGCGACCGGTCTGGGCGACGAGGGCGGCTTCGCGCCGAACCTCGGCTCCAACCGTGAGGCGCTCGACCTCATCCTCATCGCGATCGAGAAGGCCGGCTTCGTGCCCGGCACCGACGTCGCGCTGGCGCTCGACGTGGCCGCGACCGAGTTCTTCAAGGACGGCGCGTACCAGTTCGAGGGTGTCGCCAAGACGCCCGAGGAGATGATCGCGTTCTACGAGCAGCTCGTGGCGGACTACCCGCTGGTCTCCATCGAGGACCCGCTGTCCGAGGACGAGTGGGACTCGTGGTCCTCGCTCGTCGGCAAGGTCGGCGACAAGGTGCAGATCGTCGGTGACGACCTGTTCGTCACCAACCCCGAGCGCCTCGCCAAGGGCATCGCCCTGAAGTCGGCCAACTCGCTGCTGGTCAAGCTCAACCAGATCGGCACGCTCACCGAGACGCTCGACGCGGTGACGCTCGCGCAGCGCTCCGGCTTCACGACGATGACCTCGCACCGCTCCGGCGAGACCGAGGACACGACGATCGCCGACCTGTCGGTCGCGACGAACGCCGGCCAGATCAAGACCGGTGCCCCCGCCCGTGGCGAGCGCATCAACAAGTACAACCAGCTCCTGCGGATCGAGGAGGAGCTCGACGACGCCGGCATCTACGCCGGTGCGAGCGCCTTCCCGCGCTTCCAGGCCTGA
- a CDS encoding putative protein N(5)-glutamine methyltransferase: protein MRVLGPAALDVLVARLRAAGCVFAEEEAALLVDEAAHPDALEAMTVRRVGGEPLETVLGWVAFCRRRVGVGPGVFVPRRRTELLARTAVDLARAAGRDGRSPVVVELCCGVGAVAAVMAQDVPGALVHAADVDPVAVAWAARNLGRAGHAHVGDLFGALPAALRGRVDVLVANAPYVPTAAVATMPVESRAHEPLVAVDGGADGLDVQRRLLAGAPAWVRPGGCVVVETSLDQSPRTAAACPPGWTTRVLRDDDVDGTAVVATRPA from the coding sequence GTGCGCGTGCTCGGTCCGGCGGCCCTCGACGTGCTGGTCGCGCGCCTGCGCGCCGCCGGCTGCGTGTTCGCCGAGGAGGAGGCCGCGCTGCTCGTCGACGAGGCCGCCCACCCGGACGCGCTCGAGGCGATGACGGTGCGGCGCGTCGGCGGCGAGCCGCTGGAGACCGTCCTGGGCTGGGTCGCGTTCTGCCGGCGGCGGGTGGGCGTCGGGCCGGGCGTGTTCGTGCCGCGGAGGCGCACCGAGCTGCTGGCGCGCACGGCCGTCGACCTCGCGCGCGCCGCCGGCCGGGACGGCCGCTCCCCCGTCGTCGTCGAGCTGTGCTGCGGCGTCGGCGCGGTCGCGGCCGTCATGGCGCAGGACGTGCCCGGCGCCCTCGTGCACGCCGCCGACGTCGACCCCGTCGCGGTCGCGTGGGCGGCCCGCAACCTCGGCCGTGCGGGCCACGCGCACGTCGGGGACCTGTTCGGGGCGCTGCCCGCGGCGCTGCGGGGCCGGGTGGACGTGCTGGTCGCCAACGCCCCGTACGTGCCCACGGCCGCGGTGGCGACCATGCCCGTGGAGTCCCGCGCGCACGAGCCGCTCGTCGCCGTCGACGGCGGTGCCGACGGGCTGGACGTGCAGCGCCGCCTGCTCGCCGGGGCGCCGGCGTGGGTGCGGCCCGGCGGCTGCGTCGTCGTCGAGACCAGCCTCGACCAGTCGCCCCGGACCGCGGCCGCCTGCCCGCCGGGGTGGACCACGCGGGTGCTGCGGGACGACGACGTCGACGGCACGGCGGTCGTGGCGACGCGGCCGGCCTGA
- a CDS encoding endo-1,4-beta-xylanase has protein sequence MPRPTRPSAAPAALRPALPPAPSRGGRSVAAAPRAVLAALLVAALVVTVALVVPTAAPARGAEPVLVHSSDFETGLGGWGPRGAAQATLTTADGPRGTRSLLVTGRTASWNGATVPLTDVVEPGTTYTVELWLKLPSTGSGYADLRVSAQRDNAGVASYETIATVTGVTNGAWRQVVATYTPGPFDTVQLYVESTTSLTDLLVDDVRVTGVRHTPDLTLPSLAQHLAGSFPFGIAVEPPDTLAGRGELLAHHAVQITPGNQMKPDAVQPTEGTFTFAAADGLVDWALEHDMRVYGHTLLWHQQTPAWFFRRADGTALTTSAADQALLRQRLRTHIEAVATHYRTQYGEFGTPGNPIFAFDVVNEVIDEGQADGLRRSEWYRVLGPSYIADAFRYARDAFGPEVLLFINDYNTEYPNKRAPYLRLVTDLLAQGVPVDGVGHQLHVEVGRSISMAEATITAFEALPVTQAVTELDVSTYLNAGESWTAPPADRLLQQAYYYRDMFAMLERHASSLESVTVWGLEDSRTWLRAGAAPLLFDGQLQAKPAFWGVVDPSRIGTTPTPTPTVTPTPTPTVTPTPTVPPTPTPTVTPTPTPTVTPTPTPTVTPTPTPSPTPTVGAACRVVYTTSDWNTGFTAGVRVTNTGAAPLDGWTLRFTFPGGQTLTQGWSATWSQQGAVVTATHAPWNARLAAGASVDVGFNGAHPGTNPRPTAFTLNGTTCTTG, from the coding sequence ATGCCTCGTCCCACCCGGCCGTCGGCCGCACCTGCCGCCCTGCGGCCCGCCCTGCCGCCCGCACCGTCGCGCGGAGGGCGGTCGGTCGCCGCCGCCCCGCGGGCCGTGCTCGCGGCGCTGCTCGTCGCAGCGCTCGTCGTCACCGTCGCCCTCGTGGTCCCGACGGCGGCCCCGGCCCGGGGCGCCGAGCCCGTGCTGGTGCACAGCAGCGACTTCGAGACCGGCCTCGGCGGCTGGGGGCCCCGGGGAGCCGCGCAGGCGACGCTCACCACCGCCGACGGTCCGCGCGGCACCCGGAGCCTGCTCGTCACCGGGCGCACCGCGTCCTGGAACGGTGCGACGGTCCCGCTGACGGACGTCGTCGAGCCGGGCACCACGTACACGGTCGAGCTCTGGCTGAAGCTCCCGTCGACGGGCTCCGGGTACGCCGACCTGCGGGTCTCCGCGCAGCGCGACAACGCCGGCGTGGCGTCCTACGAGACGATCGCGACCGTCACCGGCGTGACGAACGGCGCATGGCGGCAGGTCGTCGCGACGTACACGCCCGGGCCGTTCGACACGGTGCAGCTCTACGTCGAGTCCACGACGTCCCTGACCGACCTGCTCGTCGACGACGTGCGCGTCACCGGCGTGCGGCACACCCCCGACCTCACCCTGCCGTCGCTCGCGCAGCACCTGGCCGGGTCGTTCCCGTTCGGCATCGCCGTCGAGCCGCCCGACACCCTCGCGGGCCGCGGCGAGCTGCTCGCGCACCACGCGGTGCAGATCACGCCCGGCAACCAGATGAAGCCCGACGCCGTGCAGCCCACCGAGGGCACGTTCACGTTCGCGGCCGCCGACGGGCTCGTCGACTGGGCGCTCGAGCACGACATGCGCGTCTACGGCCACACGCTGCTGTGGCACCAGCAGACCCCGGCGTGGTTCTTCCGGCGCGCCGACGGCACGGCCCTGACGACGAGCGCCGCCGACCAGGCCCTGCTGCGGCAGCGGCTGCGCACCCACATCGAGGCCGTCGCCACCCACTACCGCACGCAGTACGGCGAGTTCGGCACGCCCGGCAACCCGATCTTCGCGTTCGACGTGGTCAACGAGGTCATCGACGAGGGGCAGGCCGACGGCCTGCGGCGCTCTGAGTGGTACCGCGTGCTCGGCCCGTCGTACATCGCCGACGCGTTCCGTTACGCCCGCGACGCGTTCGGCCCCGAGGTGCTGCTGTTCATCAACGACTACAACACCGAGTACCCGAACAAGCGCGCCCCGTACCTGCGGCTGGTGACCGACCTGCTCGCGCAGGGCGTGCCCGTCGACGGGGTGGGGCACCAGCTGCACGTCGAGGTGGGGCGCTCGATCTCGATGGCCGAGGCCACGATCACCGCGTTCGAGGCGCTGCCCGTGACGCAGGCCGTCACCGAGCTCGACGTCTCGACGTACCTGAACGCGGGGGAGTCCTGGACGGCGCCGCCCGCCGACCGGCTGCTGCAGCAGGCGTACTACTACCGCGACATGTTCGCGATGCTCGAGCGGCACGCGTCGTCGCTGGAGTCCGTGACGGTGTGGGGGCTGGAGGACTCGCGCACGTGGCTGCGCGCCGGTGCCGCACCGCTGCTGTTCGACGGGCAGCTGCAGGCCAAGCCCGCGTTCTGGGGCGTCGTCGACCCGTCGCGCATCGGGACGACCCCGACGCCGACCCCGACGGTGACGCCGACCCCAACACCGACTGTCACGCCGACGCCGACCGTGCCCCCGACGCCCACGCCGACGGTGACGCCGACGCCCACGCCGACGGTGACGCCGACGCCCACGCCGACGGTGACGCCGACGCCCACGCCGAGCCCGACGCCCACCGTGGGCGCCGCCTGCCGGGTCGTCTACACGACGAGCGACTGGAACACCGGCTTCACCGCCGGCGTGCGCGTCACCAACACGGGCGCCGCGCCGCTGGACGGCTGGACGCTGCGGTTCACGTTCCCCGGCGGCCAGACCCTCACCCAGGGGTGGAGTGCGACGTGGTCGCAGCAGGGCGCGGTCGTCACCGCGACCCACGCGCCGTGGAACGCCCGCCTGGCCGCGGGCGCGAGCGTCGACGTCGGCTTCAACGGCGCCCACCCCGGCACCAACCCCCGGCCCACGGCGTTCACGCTGAACGGCACCACCTGCACGACCGGCTGA